A single region of the Yersinia entomophaga genome encodes:
- a CDS encoding filamentous hemagglutinin N-terminal domain-containing protein, with protein MKSNRIAKPLAVCISFILSGQVYALGVGEVTAGNAIIGEKSPENTTIITQNSDRAVIDWTNFGIAPGETVKFEQPNTNSAVLNRVHEQFETYIQGNLLSNGQVFVVNPRGVTITDGAKIDVGSLVLSSLNSTNDNFMATPGGNIAFSGDARGGLVVNLGKITAKDNVVMMGAAVGNEGVIDSGNEVLLAAGDDMTLSVGDSGMSVKVDTTSWNNQDKRHAFSNIRLIPEAPYARYSVVNRNVINAGVVESNNGRIKLIGESVEHLAGSLNSPNGTIDLNSGISTNIKSMINAKDVVLNSEGSVVQSSNAGAEIIAKTITVGNEMTKGGDYYLENHFNKTDTLKGVVNSASSGFVANADSGINSVKYRSGSRNPLLVKDIRAEQDITMKTFGKLNATALEANGTINLAPVDNLVTEGSISGGNVYLASMSGDISTNGLSARQKVIMSAGKSITKTRSDASVNATNIKMTAKENITLGELNFAEHAIVKAKEMTFERIQGSDNREIELLAEDRVNIGERMIGGKAYFSGIFNGSLSLLPIPGKRTEILHISEKVSPSDDQGKIIFPKD; from the coding sequence ATGAAAAGTAATAGAATAGCCAAACCTCTAGCCGTTTGTATTAGCTTTATATTAAGTGGCCAAGTTTATGCATTAGGCGTTGGGGAAGTCACTGCGGGTAATGCAATTATTGGTGAAAAAAGCCCTGAGAATACTACTATTATTACGCAGAATAGTGACAGAGCGGTAATTGATTGGACTAACTTCGGTATAGCACCAGGTGAAACCGTTAAGTTTGAACAACCTAATACTAATTCCGCTGTTTTAAATCGGGTTCACGAACAATTTGAAACTTACATTCAAGGTAATTTATTGTCTAACGGACAGGTTTTCGTCGTTAATCCGCGCGGCGTTACCATTACCGACGGTGCCAAAATTGATGTAGGTAGCTTGGTTCTGTCTAGCTTGAATTCCACTAATGATAATTTTATGGCTACACCTGGTGGAAATATCGCATTTTCTGGGGACGCTCGTGGTGGCTTGGTTGTTAACCTGGGAAAAATCACAGCGAAAGATAATGTTGTGATGATGGGAGCTGCTGTTGGTAATGAAGGCGTTATTGATTCAGGAAATGAAGTGTTATTGGCTGCTGGCGATGACATGACACTATCAGTTGGAGATAGTGGCATGTCGGTAAAAGTTGATACAACATCTTGGAATAATCAAGATAAAAGGCACGCATTCTCAAATATTAGATTAATACCGGAAGCGCCATATGCGCGGTATTCCGTGGTAAATAGAAATGTGATTAATGCTGGTGTCGTAGAAAGTAATAATGGTCGAATTAAATTGATTGGCGAGAGTGTTGAGCATTTGGCGGGAAGTTTGAATAGCCCTAATGGGACTATTGATCTTAATTCGGGTATTTCAACTAATATTAAAAGCATGATCAATGCAAAAGATGTTGTATTAAATAGCGAGGGTAGCGTAGTACAAAGCAGTAACGCAGGGGCAGAAATTATAGCGAAAACTATCACTGTAGGTAATGAAATGACGAAAGGAGGTGATTATTATTTAGAGAACCATTTCAATAAAACCGATACCTTAAAAGGTGTTGTAAATTCTGCATCTAGCGGTTTTGTAGCAAACGCTGACAGCGGCATCAACTCGGTTAAATATCGTAGTGGTTCCAGAAATCCACTGCTTGTTAAAGATATTAGAGCTGAGCAAGATATTACCATGAAGACTTTTGGTAAGTTAAATGCCACTGCTCTTGAGGCCAACGGAACAATAAATTTAGCACCAGTCGATAATTTAGTCACAGAAGGTTCTATTTCTGGAGGCAATGTTTATCTGGCTAGTATGTCTGGCGATATCTCTACCAACGGCCTAAGTGCTAGACAGAAGGTCATTATGAGTGCTGGAAAAAGTATTACCAAAACCAGGAGTGATGCCTCGGTGAATGCTACAAATATTAAGATGACAGCAAAAGAAAACATAACATTAGGTGAGCTCAATTTTGCAGAACATGCGATTGTTAAGGCAAAAGAAATGACATTTGAGCGTATTCAAGGTTCAGATAATCGTGAAATAGAGTTATTAGCAGAAGATAGAGTGAATATCGGTGAGCGTATGATTGGTGGTAAGGCCTATTTCTCAGGTATTTTCAATGGTTCACTTAGTTTATTACCGATTCCGGGTAAAAGGACCGAAATTCTACATATCTCTGAGAAAGTCAGCCCTTCAGACGATCAGGGTAAAATCATTTTTCCCAAGGATTAG
- a CDS encoding ShlB/FhaC/HecB family hemolysin secretion/activation protein, translated as MQQKPVIDQREKSNSKSDTGQMLRVATLGVKSLPERYREQVNTLLAARQNQNMSLSQLQAIPLEIERIMRKSGDLLSFAYLPEQDITEGHVYIQVVQGQLEKIHLHNNQSNVRDSLINKFLQAGNKQPEDISQMESALLRLGDQPGIGPLTSILSPGEQVGSSQLSVSVASEPVISGRLMMDNHGGRYSGRIRTFARMTINNPTGSADRLQGMVLYVPQFLQNKDSNDAKTILGNIAYDLPLGYQGARGGISYSRVESQPGGRFTGFIDSNADVLSIYSSWPVIRTAGNNLSLGVQGDYKWMRDKILTFISHREQDSISLSLNGDFRHRWFGQPNIFNYRAGLTRGKLRDAQQDNPNRGEFWKWEAQGMGLQRLNDYFGASLRASGQFSHQNMDGVEKMALGGPSIVRAYDVNTISVDRGFSLSPALRLDLTTLYPGISTHAFYDYAQGSLLANKGIGQSNHVLLQGYGAGLTYQHDRGNIDITYARRAGAVDNLLGATDRGRWWLTGSINF; from the coding sequence GTGCAGCAGAAACCAGTCATTGACCAACGCGAAAAATCCAATTCGAAAAGCGACACGGGGCAAATGCTGCGAGTGGCAACGCTAGGTGTGAAATCTTTACCGGAGCGCTATCGGGAACAAGTAAATACGCTATTAGCCGCGCGACAGAATCAGAATATGAGCTTATCCCAGCTACAGGCTATTCCATTGGAAATAGAAAGGATAATGCGCAAAAGTGGCGACCTTCTTAGTTTTGCTTATTTGCCAGAACAAGATATTACTGAAGGTCATGTTTATATTCAGGTGGTGCAAGGGCAGTTAGAGAAAATTCATCTACACAACAATCAATCTAACGTGCGCGATAGTTTGATAAATAAATTCCTACAGGCAGGGAATAAGCAACCTGAAGATATTAGTCAAATGGAAAGCGCGCTGCTGCGCTTAGGGGATCAGCCAGGAATCGGGCCATTAACTTCAATATTATCACCGGGTGAACAGGTAGGGAGCTCGCAGCTGAGCGTGAGCGTGGCATCAGAGCCAGTGATTAGCGGACGTTTGATGATGGATAATCATGGGGGGCGTTATTCCGGCCGCATCCGGACTTTTGCTCGAATGACCATTAATAACCCAACAGGATCGGCGGATCGCTTACAGGGAATGGTGCTCTATGTTCCTCAGTTCCTGCAAAATAAAGATTCCAATGATGCCAAAACTATCCTGGGCAATATTGCCTATGATTTACCCTTAGGTTATCAAGGCGCACGGGGCGGTATTTCTTATAGTCGGGTTGAGTCGCAGCCGGGGGGAAGATTTACCGGTTTTATCGACAGTAATGCTGATGTGCTCTCGATTTATAGCTCTTGGCCGGTTATCCGTACTGCGGGCAATAATTTATCTCTGGGTGTACAGGGGGATTATAAGTGGATGAGGGATAAAATATTGACCTTCATTTCTCACCGTGAGCAAGACTCTATAAGTTTGAGTCTCAATGGGGACTTTCGTCACCGATGGTTTGGACAACCTAATATTTTTAACTATCGTGCAGGATTAACTCGTGGAAAGTTAAGGGATGCGCAGCAAGATAATCCTAACCGTGGGGAATTTTGGAAGTGGGAAGCCCAGGGTATGGGATTACAGCGACTCAACGATTATTTTGGCGCTAGTCTGCGTGCCTCCGGGCAATTTAGTCATCAGAATATGGACGGCGTGGAAAAAATGGCGCTAGGTGGTCCATCGATTGTCCGGGCTTATGATGTGAATACGATTAGCGTAGACCGAGGTTTTTCCCTATCCCCAGCATTACGCCTGGATCTAACTACGTTATATCCTGGAATCAGTACTCATGCTTTCTATGATTACGCCCAAGGCTCTTTACTGGCAAATAAAGGAATCGGTCAATCTAATCATGTTTTATTACAAGGTTATGGAGCAGGGCTGACTTATCAGCACGATCGAGGAAACATTGATATTACTTATGCCAGACGGGCTGGCGCAGTAGATAATTTACTTGGCGCTACCGATCGTGGCCGATGGTGGTTAACCGGTTCGATTAATTTCTAA
- a CDS encoding glutamate synthase small subunit codes for MSQNVYQFIDLQRVDPPKKPLKIRKIEFVEIYEPFSETQAKAQADRCLSCGNPYCEWKCPVHNYIPNWLKLANEGRIMEAADLAHQTNSLPEVCGRVCPQDRLCEGSCTLNDEFGAVTIGNIERYISDKAIEMGWKPDMSHVHPTGKRVAIIGAGPAGLACADVLTRNGVQAVVFDRHPEIGGLLTFGIPAFKLEKEVMIKRRKIFSEMGIEFRLNTEIGKDVAMETLLNDYDAVFLGVGTYQSMRGGLENEGAAGVYDALPFLIANTKQLMGYAATSDEPYVNMEGKRVVVLGGGDTAMDCVRTSIRQGATHVTCAYRRDEVNMPGSKREVKNAREEGVEFKFNLQPLSIEVNDAGKVCGVKMVRTQLGAPDAQGRRQAEHIAGSEHILDADAVVTAFGFRPHNMEWLAAHAVNLDKQGRVVAPESADNAFQTSNPKIFAGGDIVRGSDLVVTAIAEGRKAAEGIMGYLEV; via the coding sequence ATGAGTCAGAATGTTTATCAATTTATCGACTTACAGCGCGTTGATCCGCCGAAAAAACCGCTGAAGATCCGTAAAATAGAATTTGTAGAGATTTACGAACCGTTCTCGGAAACCCAGGCAAAAGCACAGGCAGACCGCTGCTTATCCTGCGGTAATCCTTACTGTGAATGGAAATGTCCGGTACATAACTACATCCCAAATTGGCTGAAACTGGCCAACGAAGGACGCATTATGGAAGCCGCGGATTTGGCACATCAGACCAATAGTCTCCCGGAAGTCTGCGGGCGGGTTTGTCCGCAAGATCGTCTATGCGAAGGTTCCTGTACGCTAAACGACGAGTTCGGTGCGGTGACCATCGGTAATATCGAACGTTATATCAGCGATAAAGCCATAGAAATGGGCTGGAAGCCGGATATGTCACACGTCCATCCAACCGGTAAGCGCGTGGCTATCATCGGCGCAGGTCCTGCCGGGCTAGCCTGTGCTGATGTGTTGACCCGCAACGGCGTACAAGCGGTAGTTTTCGATCGTCATCCTGAAATCGGCGGTCTGCTGACCTTTGGTATTCCAGCCTTCAAGCTGGAAAAAGAAGTGATGATCAAACGGCGCAAGATCTTCTCCGAAATGGGCATTGAGTTTCGACTGAATACCGAAATCGGCAAAGACGTGGCGATGGAAACTCTGCTTAACGATTACGATGCGGTATTCCTCGGCGTGGGAACTTATCAGTCGATGCGCGGCGGATTAGAAAACGAAGGGGCAGCCGGCGTCTACGATGCGCTGCCGTTCCTGATTGCCAATACCAAGCAACTCATGGGTTACGCGGCAACCTCGGACGAACCTTACGTGAATATGGAAGGTAAACGCGTGGTGGTTCTGGGCGGAGGAGATACCGCAATGGACTGCGTGCGCACCTCAATCCGTCAGGGCGCAACGCACGTTACCTGCGCCTATCGCCGTGATGAAGTGAACATGCCGGGTTCCAAACGAGAAGTAAAAAATGCTCGTGAGGAAGGCGTCGAATTCAAATTCAATCTGCAACCGCTCAGTATTGAAGTAAACGATGCGGGTAAAGTTTGCGGCGTGAAAATGGTTCGCACCCAATTGGGTGCACCGGATGCGCAAGGCCGCCGTCAGGCTGAACATATTGCCGGTTCTGAGCACATTTTGGATGCCGATGCGGTGGTGACTGCCTTCGGTTTCCGTCCACATAATATGGAATGGTTAGCCGCTCACGCTGTCAATCTGGATAAACAGGGGCGTGTAGTCGCGCCAGAAAGCGCCGATAACGCCTTCCAGACCAGCAACCCAAAAATCTTTGCCGGCGGCGATATTGTCCGAGGCTCAGACTTGGTGGTCACCGCTATTGCCGAAGGCCGTAAAGCAGCCGAAGGGATTATGGGGTATCTGGAAGTCTGA